The following coding sequences lie in one Euhalothece natronophila Z-M001 genomic window:
- a CDS encoding MogA/MoaB family molybdenum cofactor biosynthesis protein has protein sequence MTNCAVLTISDTRTTETDTSGKFIKEALEQKGHHLVQYLILKDEPELIVDQIKQLSSQVQVIICNGGTGIAPRDTTYEALEKILEKTLPGFGELFRYLSYQEIGSRAIASRAIAGLYRQTLIFSLPGSTNAVKLGMNQLITPEISHLLKLVR, from the coding sequence ATGACCAATTGTGCTGTTCTAACCATTAGCGATACTCGCACGACTGAAACCGACACCAGTGGAAAATTTATCAAGGAAGCACTAGAACAAAAAGGACATCACCTAGTTCAATATTTAATCCTTAAAGATGAACCAGAATTAATTGTTGACCAAATTAAGCAACTGTCTTCCCAAGTACAGGTCATCATTTGTAATGGGGGAACCGGAATTGCGCCCCGAGATACTACTTATGAAGCCCTAGAGAAGATTTTAGAGAAAACCTTACCTGGATTTGGGGAACTATTTCGGTATTTAAGCTATCAAGAAATTGGTTCACGCGCGATCGCGTCACGAGCAATCGCAGGACTTTATAGACAAACTCTAATTTTCTCTCTACCTGGTTCAACCAATGCAGTGAAGTTGGGGATGAATCAATTAATTACACCAGAAATTAGCCATCTCCTCAAATTAGTGAGATAA
- a CDS encoding iron uptake porin — MVNLKLVNFFKVAPVLMGASFMVAQAGPVLAQSSGDSEQDVLQQIENYNEDADSIEEIDQVNNVNQLEDVSPDDWAFEALRNLVERYGCIAGYPDGTFRGNQAMTRYEFAAGLNACLQQIEQLIAADDQVTEEDLATLERLVQEFEAELTTLGTRVDDLEGRVGQLEDTQFSTTTQLTGGVSAALVFPFGDEKADGSGDSVDDNVGLIYQGDINFDSSFTGRDRLRVQLRAAEIGAGGAGFQQTATGEPLTELFDIFDDTQGSIELNELSYQFPLGDRIEVALGASGGSAFPPDKVFESNFGSGGNLNDLILQGDLDTRQGGGRTQDIGSPGQLGAGISTRFDLTDRISFGAGYTVAENSARDETVGLFQEYSVAANLNYAGDNFDIGLNYGRTRAGDSALAFDDLRHDAVGLSGGLRLSPRSELGGWVTYVDQTSNQEDRDGVGFGANLALFDIGREGSKLALGLASPAFFGDVDETLTTDFVSEDDRAYVAELSYDFPVNDNVSVAPGLMAVFNPGRDSDNDTVYTGVVQTNFSF; from the coding sequence ATGGTGAATCTAAAGTTAGTTAACTTCTTTAAGGTTGCTCCTGTGTTAATGGGAGCGTCTTTCATGGTGGCTCAAGCTGGACCAGTTTTAGCGCAAAGTTCTGGTGACTCTGAGCAAGACGTATTACAGCAAATTGAAAATTACAATGAGGATGCTGACTCAATTGAAGAAATTGATCAGGTTAACAATGTTAACCAGTTAGAAGACGTTTCCCCAGATGACTGGGCGTTTGAAGCACTGCGTAACTTAGTAGAACGCTACGGCTGTATTGCAGGTTATCCTGATGGCACATTCCGCGGGAATCAAGCCATGACTCGTTATGAGTTTGCAGCTGGTTTGAATGCTTGCTTGCAACAAATCGAGCAGTTAATTGCAGCGGATGACCAAGTGACTGAAGAGGATTTAGCAACCCTAGAGCGTTTAGTACAAGAATTTGAAGCAGAATTAACCACTCTCGGAACCCGGGTTGATGACTTAGAAGGGCGTGTTGGTCAACTAGAAGACACCCAATTCTCTACAACGACCCAGTTAACAGGTGGCGTTAGTGCAGCTCTAGTATTTCCATTTGGGGATGAAAAAGCCGATGGTTCTGGTGATAGCGTTGACGATAACGTTGGTTTAATTTACCAGGGGGACATTAACTTTGACTCTAGCTTCACAGGGCGTGATCGTTTGCGAGTGCAGTTACGCGCTGCTGAAATTGGAGCAGGTGGTGCAGGTTTCCAACAAACAGCGACTGGCGAACCCTTAACCGAATTATTTGATATTTTTGATGATACTCAAGGAAGTATCGAACTTAACGAACTCAGTTATCAGTTTCCTTTAGGTGATCGTATCGAAGTTGCCCTCGGTGCCTCTGGAGGAAGTGCCTTTCCACCCGATAAAGTCTTTGAATCCAATTTTGGCAGTGGTGGCAACCTTAATGACTTAATCCTGCAAGGGGACTTAGATACCCGTCAAGGTGGTGGACGCACCCAAGATATTGGCTCTCCTGGTCAACTTGGGGCTGGTATTAGCACCCGCTTTGATTTAACGGACCGCATCTCCTTTGGCGCTGGTTATACCGTTGCCGAAAATAGTGCTCGGGATGAAACCGTTGGTCTTTTCCAAGAGTATTCAGTGGCAGCTAACCTGAACTACGCTGGGGATAATTTTGACATTGGCTTAAATTATGGTCGCACTCGCGCCGGTGATTCTGCCCTAGCCTTTGATGATCTTCGTCATGATGCCGTAGGTTTGAGCGGTGGACTTCGTTTAAGTCCTCGCAGTGAACTTGGGGGTTGGGTGACTTATGTTGACCAAACCTCAAATCAAGAAGATCGTGATGGCGTGGGATTTGGGGCAAATTTAGCCTTATTCGATATCGGGCGAGAGGGAAGTAAACTAGCTCTTGGTTTAGCAAGCCCTGCATTCTTTGGCGATGTTGATGAAACACTCACCACTGACTTTGTGAGTGAAGACGATCGCGCTTATGTGGCGGAACTATCCTATGATTTCCCAGTTAACGATAACGTTTCCGTAGCCCCTGGTTTAATGGCTGTGTTTAATCCTGGACGTGACTCGGATAACGATACCGTTTATACTGGCGTTGTCCAAACCAACTTCTCCTTCTAA
- a CDS encoding M3 family metallopeptidase has protein sequence MTTTTTKPNPLLIGEGLPPFPDIEPHHVVSGIKELLTELNEELTQLEATVTPTWEGVAEPLTAIEERLNWSWGIVSHLMGVKNSEELREAYETVQPEVVKFINKLSQSKPLYEAFKLLRNSAEWDHLEVAQKRIVESSIQDAELSGVGLEGEAKERFNAIQLELAELSTQFSNHVLDATKAFTLRLTTPEEVAGLPQSALSLAAQMARQKGDEEATADNGPWVITLDMPSLIPFLKHSQRRDLREKVYRAFITRASSGELDNNPIIERILKLRKEKAHLLGFENYAQLSLARKMAPDVEAVEKLLEELRQASYEAAVSEHEELKAFVKAKGAPEADDLQPWDINYWAERQREEKFAFNAEELRPYFPLNQVLEGLFSITEHLFGVTITPADGEAPVWHSQVRFFRIKDQEGNPVAHFYLDAYSRPEEKRGGAWMGECLNRGKIKDAKGNLRTRLPVAYLTCNQTPPVDGQPSLMTFDEVETLFHEFGHGLQHMLTKVDYPGAAGINNVEWDAVELPSQFMENWCYHRPTLFKMAKHYQTGEPLPEEYYQKLLQVRNYRSGSGMLRQLHFSFLDLELHAHYDPDSGESPKQVRDRVVPTTTVIPPLPEDSFLCAFGHIFAGGYAAGYYSYKWAEVLSADAFATFEEAGLEDETALAQVGQKFRDTVLALGGSVHPMEVFKYFRGREPKTEPLLRQSGL, from the coding sequence ATGACTACCACCACCACAAAACCCAATCCGCTGCTAATTGGCGAAGGATTACCGCCTTTTCCTGACATTGAACCGCATCATGTTGTCAGTGGAATAAAAGAATTATTAACAGAACTCAATGAAGAATTAACCCAGCTTGAAGCAACGGTTACCCCAACTTGGGAAGGGGTAGCCGAACCCTTAACTGCTATTGAAGAACGCCTCAATTGGAGTTGGGGGATTGTTAGCCATTTAATGGGGGTAAAAAATAGTGAGGAATTACGAGAGGCTTACGAAACTGTCCAACCAGAGGTAGTTAAGTTTATTAATAAATTGAGTCAAAGCAAGCCCCTCTATGAAGCATTTAAGTTGTTGCGTAATAGTGCAGAATGGGATCATCTTGAGGTTGCCCAAAAACGCATTGTTGAGTCTTCTATCCAAGATGCAGAACTATCAGGGGTGGGTTTAGAAGGAGAAGCAAAAGAACGGTTTAATGCTATTCAATTGGAGTTAGCTGAACTCTCTACCCAATTCTCGAATCATGTTCTTGATGCCACCAAAGCCTTTACCCTGAGATTAACCACTCCAGAAGAAGTTGCCGGATTACCCCAAAGTGCGCTGAGTTTGGCTGCTCAAATGGCTCGTCAAAAGGGAGACGAAGAGGCAACTGCTGATAACGGTCCTTGGGTGATTACCCTCGATATGCCTAGTTTGATTCCTTTTCTGAAACATAGTCAACGGCGGGATTTAAGGGAGAAGGTTTATCGGGCATTTATTACTCGCGCTTCTAGTGGGGAGTTAGATAATAACCCAATTATTGAGCGGATTTTGAAGTTACGGAAAGAAAAAGCCCATTTATTAGGGTTTGAGAACTATGCTCAATTGAGTTTAGCCCGAAAAATGGCGCCTGATGTGGAAGCAGTGGAAAAATTATTAGAAGAGTTACGTCAGGCAAGTTATGAAGCGGCAGTATCAGAACATGAAGAGTTAAAAGCCTTTGTTAAAGCCAAAGGTGCGCCAGAAGCTGATGATCTCCAGCCTTGGGATATTAATTATTGGGCAGAACGACAACGGGAAGAAAAATTTGCTTTTAATGCGGAAGAGTTACGCCCTTATTTCCCTCTCAATCAAGTGTTAGAGGGATTATTTAGTATTACTGAGCATCTCTTTGGCGTGACGATTACTCCTGCTGATGGGGAAGCCCCGGTATGGCATTCTCAGGTGCGCTTTTTTCGGATTAAAGACCAGGAGGGAAACCCCGTAGCTCATTTTTATCTTGATGCTTATTCTCGCCCTGAAGAAAAACGTGGTGGTGCGTGGATGGGTGAATGTCTCAATCGCGGGAAAATTAAGGATGCTAAGGGCAATCTTAGAACGCGGTTACCTGTTGCTTATCTTACCTGTAATCAAACTCCGCCTGTGGATGGTCAGCCCAGTTTAATGACTTTTGATGAAGTGGAAACCCTGTTCCATGAATTTGGTCATGGGTTACAACATATGCTGACCAAGGTGGATTATCCTGGGGCGGCTGGTATTAATAATGTGGAATGGGATGCGGTGGAATTGCCTAGCCAGTTTATGGAAAATTGGTGCTATCATCGCCCCACTTTATTCAAAATGGCAAAACATTATCAAACCGGAGAACCCTTACCAGAGGAGTATTATCAGAAGTTACTACAGGTACGGAATTATCGCAGTGGTTCAGGGATGTTGCGACAACTGCATTTTAGTTTCTTGGATTTAGAGTTACACGCCCATTACGATCCTGATAGTGGGGAAAGTCCGAAACAAGTGCGCGATCGCGTTGTTCCCACAACCACTGTTATTCCTCCACTTCCTGAAGATTCTTTTCTCTGTGCTTTTGGACATATTTTTGCTGGTGGCTATGCCGCTGGTTATTATAGCTATAAATGGGCAGAAGTCCTGAGTGCAGATGCCTTTGCGACATTTGAAGAAGCAGGTTTGGAAGATGAGACGGCTTTAGCCCAAGTGGGACAAAAATTCCGTGATACTGTCTTGGCTTTAGGGGGTTCAGTGCATCCGATGGAAGTATTTAAGTATTTTCGAGGACGCGAACCCAAAACTGAACCGTTATTGAGACAAAGTGGACTCTGA
- a CDS encoding iron uptake porin, translating to MASFKFISLFKVAPVLLGASFIVAQAEPVLAQSAGTSEQDLLQQIDSYNNEGGDSLGEINQVNSVFQLEDVSPDDWAFEALRNLVERYGCIAGYPDGTFRGNEPMTRYEFAAGLNACLQQIEQLIAADDQVTEEDLAALERLVQEFEAELTTLGTRVDDLEGRVGQLEDTQFSTTTKLSGGVDFALTSGFGSSQAVRTQGRNLSRDGAGNIISPDDTSDTDSNIGLLYKADLNFDASFTGRDQLRVRLRAADGDGFTQRATHESGAFRQSDPNSFTEDLTRLADIRDTSGDFELDTLTYRFPLGDRVTVVVGANDIDPDEAFEYNFGSGFILNDFIDGGDIYTLEGDNLGIFPGGRSDAGISTSINLTDRISVGAGYTASGGDARDPRTGLFQDYSAAANLNYAGDRFDIGLGYGRTAIGGGEFGIAGAVAGIPVETFTQDAVGLRGAARLGRRTEVGGWVSYVDRNFDFDRGSQDDWGFGANVAFFDVGKEGSKLSLGFASPAQASDFEFRDRGTGQTNTIELDRAYIAEISYDFPVNDNISVIPGFMAVFNPENNSDNDTVYVGVLQTSFSF from the coding sequence ATGGCTAGCTTTAAATTCATTAGTTTATTCAAAGTTGCTCCCGTTCTCTTAGGAGCCTCGTTCATAGTGGCACAAGCTGAACCCGTTTTAGCTCAAAGTGCTGGTACATCCGAACAAGATTTATTACAACAGATTGACAGTTACAATAACGAAGGTGGCGACTCCCTCGGTGAAATCAACCAAGTGAATAGCGTTTTCCAACTAGAAGATGTATCTCCAGATGACTGGGCATTTGAAGCACTTCGTAACCTAGTAGAACGCTACGGCTGTATTGCAGGTTATCCTGATGGCACATTCCGAGGCAATGAGCCGATGACTCGTTATGAGTTTGCTGCTGGTTTGAATGCTTGTTTGCAACAAATCGAGCAGTTAATTGCAGCGGATGACCAAGTGACTGAAGAGGATTTAGCAGCCCTAGAGCGTCTAGTACAAGAATTTGAAGCAGAATTAACAACGCTCGGAACCCGTGTTGATGACTTAGAAGGGCGTGTTGGTCAACTAGAAGACACCCAATTCTCTACAACTACTAAGTTAAGTGGTGGCGTTGATTTTGCTCTGACTTCTGGCTTTGGTAGCAGTCAAGCTGTACGAACTCAAGGGCGTAATTTATCTCGTGATGGCGCTGGCAATATAATCAGTCCAGACGATACATCTGATACTGATAGCAATATTGGTTTACTCTACAAAGCCGACTTAAACTTTGATGCCAGCTTCACAGGGCGCGATCAGCTGCGGGTTCGGTTACGTGCCGCTGATGGTGATGGCTTCACTCAACGTGCAACTCATGAATCAGGTGCATTTCGTCAATCGGATCCAAATAGCTTTACGGAGGACTTAACCCGTCTTGCTGATATTCGAGATACTAGTGGTGATTTTGAACTGGATACCCTAACCTATCGCTTCCCTCTTGGTGACAGAGTCACTGTTGTCGTAGGAGCTAACGATATTGACCCTGATGAAGCCTTTGAATATAACTTTGGTAGTGGCTTCATTCTTAATGACTTCATCGATGGTGGCGATATTTATACTCTTGAAGGTGATAACCTTGGTATCTTCCCGGGTGGTCGCAGCGATGCTGGTATTAGCACTAGCATTAATTTAACTGACAGAATCTCTGTCGGGGCTGGTTATACGGCTAGTGGTGGTGATGCCCGAGACCCCCGAACTGGTTTATTCCAAGACTATAGCGCAGCAGCTAACCTCAACTATGCGGGTGATCGCTTTGACATTGGTCTTGGCTATGGTCGCACAGCTATTGGTGGAGGTGAATTTGGAATAGCAGGAGCCGTAGCAGGGATTCCCGTTGAGACCTTTACCCAAGATGCAGTAGGTCTCCGTGGCGCAGCTCGTCTCGGTCGTCGCACTGAGGTCGGTGGCTGGGTAAGCTATGTTGACCGCAACTTTGATTTTGATCGGGGTAGCCAAGATGACTGGGGCTTTGGTGCTAATGTTGCCTTCTTTGACGTTGGTAAAGAAGGAAGTAAGTTATCACTTGGTTTTGCAAGCCCTGCTCAAGCCAGTGACTTTGAGTTTCGCGATCGCGGAACCGGACAGACCAATACTATTGAATTAGATCGCGCTTACATAGCTGAAATTTCCTATGACTTCCCAGTCAACGATAATATTTCTGTAATTCCAGGCTTTATGGCTGTGTTCAATCCTGAAAACAACTCTGATAATGATACGGTTTACGTTGGTGTTCTCCAAACTAGCTTCTCTTTCTAA